The following coding sequences are from one Ornithodoros turicata isolate Travis chromosome 1, ASM3712646v1, whole genome shotgun sequence window:
- the LOC135382359 gene encoding zinc finger BED domain-containing protein 5-like, translated as MSRNCKAYPAQMTPLAEGSVKWHRIREQVTERVKNAEKFATAVDENCDITDGPHLMVFVRYIDSGKIAEEFLCCIELKVGTTGKDFFYAIDDFFQHHEISWNSCTAVCTDRARAMTRNMKGFLGLVKQANSAVVFTHCKVCREALASKSMRAPLMNVLDHVVKVVNSIKSRPKAVHLFRAPNTFGKESVVHGGTTH; from the coding sequence ATGTCAAGAAACTGCAAAGCGTACCCTGCTCAAATGACACCGTTGGCCGAAGGATCTGTGAAATGGCATCGGATACGTGAACAAGTTACTGAGCGCGTGAAGAATGCAGAAAAGTTTGCCACTGCCGTCGACGAGAACTGCGACATCACCGACGGTCCGCACCTTATGGTGTTTGTGCGGTATATAGACTCCGGCAAGATAGCTGAAGAATTTCTCTGCTGCATCGAGCTCAAAGTAGGCACTACTGGAAAGGACTTTTTCTACGCCATCGACGACTTCTTTCAGCACCATGAAATCAGCTGGAACTCGTGCACAGCGGTCTGTACAGACAGGGCGAGAGCAATGACGCGAAACATGAAAGGATTTCTTGGACTTGTCAAACAAGCGAACAGTGCCGTGGTATTTACACACTGCAAGGTGTGTCGCGAGGCCCTGGCTTCAAAGTCTATGAGAGCACCGTTAATGAACGTACTGGACCATGTGGTGAAGGTGGTGAACTCGATAAAATCAAGGCCTAAAGCTGTGCACCTGTTCAGGGCACCAAACACCTTTGGAAAAGAGTCTGTGGTCCATGGTGGCACCACTCACTAA